From one Bdellovibrionales bacterium CG10_big_fil_rev_8_21_14_0_10_45_34 genomic stretch:
- a CDS encoding excinuclease ABC subunit B (The UvrABC repair system catalyzes the recognition and processing of DNA lesions. The beta-hairpin of the Uvr-B subunit is inserted between the strands, where it probes for the presence of a lesion), which translates to MGSSKVGNFKLISEFQPSGDQPKAIEQLFANIEEGARHQVLLGVTGSGKTFTMANLIEKMNVPTLVLAHNKTLAAQLYTEFRELFPQNAVEYFVSYYDYYQPEAYIPSTDTFIEKDSAINEQIDRMRHSATRSLFERNDVLIVSSVSCIYGLGSPEAYEGMMINLRVNEALRRDHFLRELVRILYERKDFDFHRGTFRVRGDVVEVFPPYEEEKVVRVEFFGDYVDSISWVDPIRGKVLKQVDAIGIFPGSHYVNTEEKTKAAIQQIQEELREQINKFQSEMKLLEAQRIEQRTYYDIEMMENLGFCYGVENYSRHFTGRPPGAAPPTLLEYFPKSFLCFIDESHVTVPQLGAMYRGDRARKTTLVEHGFRLPSALDNRPLNFQEFEGLINQAVYVSATPGTYELEKSSGLIVEQIIRPTGLVDPIVEMRPAKFQVDDLLKEIRDRVGKKERVLVTTLTKRSAEDLTEYFSGLGVKVKYLHSEIDTMERSTIIRDLRLGVFDVLIGINLLREGLDIPEVSLVAITDADKEGFLRSERSLIQTIGRAARNVNGRVILYADVVTNSIDKATQETQRRRDRQIAYNEEHGITPKTIQKRIPRGLLETFEETIGDEGDPVWQGWKPLADSSGKKKGGESSGFAYTPGMASDDFIRAVREIKDKPGGIAKQIAQLRKKMKKLSEELEFEEAARVRDEIKRLQIIDLELKIVPGGQD; encoded by the coding sequence TTGGGAAGTTCAAAAGTAGGAAACTTTAAACTTATAAGTGAGTTTCAGCCATCCGGCGATCAGCCAAAAGCTATTGAGCAACTTTTTGCTAATATCGAAGAGGGCGCCCGGCATCAAGTGCTTTTGGGAGTCACGGGCTCGGGCAAAACGTTCACAATGGCCAATCTTATCGAAAAGATGAATGTGCCAACGCTTGTGCTTGCCCACAACAAGACATTGGCTGCGCAGCTCTATACAGAGTTTCGAGAGCTTTTCCCTCAAAACGCTGTCGAATACTTCGTGAGCTACTACGATTACTATCAGCCAGAAGCCTATATTCCATCTACAGATACTTTCATCGAAAAAGACTCAGCTATTAACGAGCAGATTGATCGCATGAGGCACTCCGCCACCCGAAGTCTTTTTGAAAGAAACGATGTTTTGATCGTCAGTAGTGTCTCTTGTATCTATGGTCTAGGTAGTCCCGAAGCCTACGAAGGTATGATGATTAATCTTCGAGTGAATGAGGCACTTCGCAGAGATCATTTCTTACGAGAACTTGTGCGAATACTCTACGAGAGAAAGGACTTCGACTTTCACCGGGGAACGTTTCGTGTAAGGGGTGATGTTGTAGAAGTCTTTCCGCCGTATGAAGAAGAAAAAGTCGTGCGAGTGGAGTTTTTTGGTGACTACGTAGATAGTATCTCGTGGGTTGACCCTATTCGGGGCAAAGTTCTTAAGCAGGTTGATGCGATAGGGATCTTCCCTGGAAGTCATTACGTCAACACAGAAGAGAAAACAAAAGCTGCCATTCAGCAAATTCAAGAAGAGCTCAGAGAGCAAATCAATAAATTTCAGTCAGAGATGAAACTTCTTGAGGCCCAGAGAATCGAACAGCGCACTTACTATGACATCGAAATGATGGAAAACTTGGGCTTTTGCTACGGAGTCGAGAACTACTCTAGGCACTTTACTGGCCGGCCACCTGGTGCGGCACCACCAACGTTGCTTGAATACTTCCCCAAAAGTTTTTTATGCTTCATTGACGAGAGCCATGTAACGGTGCCTCAGCTCGGTGCGATGTATCGAGGCGATCGGGCAAGAAAAACCACTTTGGTTGAGCACGGGTTTAGACTTCCGAGTGCACTTGATAACAGACCACTTAACTTTCAAGAGTTTGAGGGCTTGATAAACCAAGCCGTGTATGTTTCGGCTACTCCTGGCACCTATGAGCTTGAAAAGAGTTCGGGATTAATTGTCGAGCAAATTATTCGTCCGACGGGTCTTGTTGATCCTATAGTAGAAATGCGGCCTGCTAAGTTTCAAGTGGACGATTTACTTAAAGAGATTAGGGATCGCGTTGGCAAGAAAGAGCGAGTGCTAGTAACAACGCTCACCAAACGCAGCGCTGAGGATTTGACTGAGTACTTCTCGGGTTTAGGGGTCAAGGTCAAGTACCTTCACAGTGAGATCGACACAATGGAGAGATCTACAATCATTAGAGATCTCAGGCTGGGTGTTTTTGATGTTCTCATCGGAATCAACTTGCTTCGAGAGGGTCTTGATATCCCGGAAGTGAGTTTGGTTGCTATTACTGATGCTGATAAAGAGGGCTTTTTGCGCTCAGAAAGATCTCTCATTCAGACTATTGGGCGCGCAGCGAGAAATGTAAACGGAAGAGTTATTCTTTATGCAGACGTTGTTACAAATTCGATCGATAAGGCAACTCAAGAAACGCAAAGAAGGCGTGATCGGCAGATTGCCTACAATGAAGAGCACGGTATAACTCCAAAAACTATTCAGAAGCGAATCCCCAGAGGACTTCTGGAAACTTTTGAAGAAACAATTGGTGATGAGGGTGATCCTGTTTGGCAGGGGTGGAAACCTCTAGCAGATAGTTCTGGTAAAAAGAAGGGCGGCGAATCATCTGGCTTTGCCTATACGCCCGGTATGGCATCCGATGATTTTATTCGCGCTGTGCGAGAGATAAAAGACAAGCCAGGGGGAATCGCCAAGCAAATTGCGCAGCTAAGAAAGAAAATGAAGAAGCTTTCGGAGGAGCTAGAATTCGAAGAAGCCGCTCGCGTCCGTGACGAAATCAAACGCCTTCAGATCATAGACCTCGAACTTAAAATCGTCCCCGGCGGCCAAGACTAA